A window of the Lysinibacillus irui genome harbors these coding sequences:
- the cdiI gene encoding ribonuclease toxin immunity protein CdiI, whose product MKINKNFDELTAMELYFLYLDEDKFVNALEDFSNSIGYGISEFISCAFPSEYESWEEGYFEDNGVKFEVEPPAVDEIKYEIVSNTDFIDFLDNLTDQYLGTYPMEESKVVLLLNQIKTTLI is encoded by the coding sequence ATGAAAATAAATAAGAATTTTGATGAATTAACTGCAATGGAACTATATTTCCTCTATCTTGATGAAGATAAATTTGTAAATGCTCTTGAGGATTTTTCAAACTCTATAGGATATGGTATCTCAGAGTTTATCAGTTGTGCATTTCCATCTGAATATGAATCGTGGGAAGAAGGGTATTTTGAAGATAATGGTGTGAAATTTGAAGTTGAGCCACCAGCAGTTGATGAGATTAAATATGAAATAGTATCAAATACAGACTTCATTGATTTTCTAGATAATTTAACAGATCAGTACCTTGGCACATATCCTATGGAGGAATCTAAAGTTGTACTTCTATTAAACCAAATTAAAACTACATTAATTTAA
- a CDS encoding Imm3 family immunity protein, giving the protein MEFTYQEYNEYINETYKEFKEEKMSNKEAIARTYNEYDMVAKKSETDKGIVYIELAEILITHLKAMYTFKSYIENVLIELDFNLIKLEKALSQEEYNDLFSRRVHVLQELEKMPLDYYQTVCWYYEELIEEVQKYISNFIEENKNTDTIVTDVLQRFERDCKNTKSEKYIIYTTLAENLCNQGLKSVNGIEDIKNELQIFQVYDISNEQLTEDEQEKLANRIKNVLTRLK; this is encoded by the coding sequence GTGGAATTTACTTATCAAGAATACAATGAGTATATAAATGAAACTTATAAGGAATTTAAAGAAGAAAAAATGAGTAATAAAGAAGCAATAGCAAGAACATATAATGAGTATGATATGGTCGCCAAGAAAAGTGAAACAGATAAAGGAATAGTTTATATAGAACTTGCAGAAATTTTAATTACTCATTTAAAAGCAATGTATACATTCAAGAGTTATATTGAAAATGTGTTGATTGAATTAGATTTTAATTTAATTAAACTTGAAAAGGCTTTATCTCAGGAAGAGTATAATGACCTGTTTTCACGTAGAGTACATGTTTTACAAGAATTAGAAAAAATGCCTCTTGATTACTATCAAACGGTTTGTTGGTATTATGAAGAATTAATAGAGGAAGTTCAAAAGTATATTAGCAATTTTATAGAAGAAAACAAAAATACGGACACTATAGTCACTGATGTATTACAACGATTTGAACGAGATTGTAAAAACACAAAAAGTGAAAAGTATATCATCTATACAACACTTGCTGAAAATCTGTGTAATCAAGGATTAAAATCTGTAAATGGTATTGAAGATATAAAGAATGAGTTGCAAATATTTCAAGTTTATGATATATCTAACGAGCAATTAACTGAAGATGAGCAAGAGAAATTAGCAAATCGAATTAAAAATGTTTTAACTAGGCTAAAATGA